The following are from one region of the Paenalkalicoccus suaedae genome:
- the parE gene encoding DNA topoisomerase IV subunit B, with translation MAKEQAFDYNDDAIQVLEGLEAVRKRPGMYIGSTDHRGLHHLIYEIVDNSVDEILAGFGDKISVTLHKDKSVSVADEGRGYPTGMHTTGKPTPEVILTVLHAGGKFGQGGYKTSGGLHGVGASVVNALSEWLEVTIHRNGFIYKQRFEDGGKPATTLEKKGKTSKTGTTVHFKPDPTIFQTTTFHYETIAERLREAAFLLKGMTIVLKDERHDQTDTFHFDTGLEAFVDYLNEEKETFHQVVSFSGEQEGIEVDFAFQYNDGYTENMLSFVNNVRTKDGGTHELGAKTAITRAINEHARKLMLLKEKDKNLDGNDIREGFTAVLSVRVPEEILQFEGQTKSKLGTPIARAAADQVIAQQLNFYLEENPQFSNTIIKKAIKASQAREAARKAREDARNGKKNKRKDAMLSGKLTPAQSKNADRNELYLVEGDSAGGSAKQGRDRKFQAVLPLRGKVINTEKAKLADIMKNEEIRTIIYAIGGDVGADFDISTINYDKIVIMTDADTDGAHIQVLLLTFFYRYMKPLIEAGKIYIALPPLYKVSKGSGKKEKVEYAWDEAGMKQAMKTVGKGYTIQRYKGLGEMDATQLWETTMNPETRTLVRVTIEDVARVERHVSTLMGDKVEPRRKWIESHVAFGLDEETNILDNDSLLITEEES, from the coding sequence TTGGCTAAGGAACAAGCATTTGATTATAACGATGATGCCATACAGGTGTTAGAAGGATTAGAAGCGGTTAGAAAGCGACCAGGTATGTATATCGGGAGCACAGACCACCGTGGCCTCCATCACCTTATTTATGAGATCGTCGATAACTCAGTAGATGAGATATTAGCAGGGTTCGGAGATAAAATCTCTGTTACTCTTCATAAAGATAAAAGTGTCAGCGTTGCAGATGAGGGACGCGGCTATCCAACTGGGATGCACACGACTGGTAAGCCAACACCTGAAGTCATTTTAACGGTCTTACACGCCGGGGGTAAATTCGGTCAAGGTGGGTATAAAACGAGCGGTGGGCTTCATGGAGTAGGAGCATCCGTAGTAAATGCCCTTTCCGAGTGGCTCGAAGTCACTATTCATCGGAATGGATTTATTTATAAACAGCGTTTTGAAGATGGCGGTAAGCCCGCTACCACGCTTGAAAAAAAAGGGAAGACGTCTAAGACAGGAACGACGGTTCACTTTAAGCCTGATCCTACGATCTTTCAAACAACGACCTTTCATTACGAAACAATTGCAGAGCGTCTTCGTGAAGCGGCATTTTTACTAAAAGGAATGACGATTGTTTTAAAAGACGAGCGTCATGACCAAACCGATACGTTTCATTTTGATACAGGGCTTGAAGCCTTTGTAGACTATTTAAACGAAGAGAAAGAAACATTTCATCAGGTTGTGTCCTTCAGTGGCGAACAAGAAGGCATTGAAGTTGATTTTGCTTTTCAATACAACGATGGCTATACCGAAAACATGCTATCGTTTGTCAACAACGTTCGAACGAAGGATGGCGGTACGCATGAGCTAGGTGCTAAAACAGCTATTACTCGTGCGATTAATGAACATGCTCGTAAACTCATGCTATTAAAAGAAAAAGATAAAAACTTAGACGGTAACGATATTCGAGAAGGCTTTACTGCCGTGTTGTCTGTCCGTGTGCCTGAAGAGATTTTACAGTTTGAAGGACAAACAAAGAGTAAGCTAGGTACACCAATTGCTCGTGCCGCAGCGGATCAAGTGATTGCGCAACAACTTAATTTTTACCTAGAGGAAAACCCACAGTTTTCGAACACAATCATTAAAAAGGCGATTAAAGCATCGCAGGCTCGGGAAGCGGCTCGTAAAGCGCGTGAGGATGCTCGTAACGGAAAGAAAAACAAGCGCAAGGACGCAATGTTATCCGGTAAGCTAACGCCTGCTCAGTCTAAAAATGCGGACCGTAACGAACTTTACTTAGTAGAGGGTGACTCTGCAGGTGGTTCGGCTAAGCAAGGACGTGACCGAAAGTTCCAAGCTGTCCTACCACTCCGAGGGAAGGTTATTAACACGGAGAAGGCAAAGCTTGCTGATATTATGAAAAACGAAGAAATCCGCACAATCATTTACGCGATCGGTGGAGACGTTGGTGCTGATTTTGATATTAGCACGATCAACTACGATAAAATCGTCATCATGACGGACGCCGATACAGATGGTGCACACATTCAAGTCCTACTTCTTACCTTCTTTTATCGCTATATGAAGCCGTTAATAGAAGCCGGCAAGATCTATATCGCACTTCCTCCTTTATACAAAGTGAGCAAAGGCTCTGGTAAAAAGGAAAAGGTAGAATACGCGTGGGATGAAGCCGGAATGAAGCAAGCGATGAAGACGGTCGGCAAGGGTTACACGATTCAGCGCTATAAGGGTCTTGGAGAGATGGATGCCACTCAGCTTTGGGAAACAACAATGAATCCTGAGACAAGAACACTTGTACGTGTGACGATAGAAGATGTAGCGCGAGTAGAACGACATGTGTCTACCTTAATGGGAGATAAAGTAGAGCCGAGACGTAAGTGGATTGAAAGCCACGTCGCGTTCGGGCTAGATGAAGAAACGAATATACTAGATAACGACAGCTTACTTATAACAGAGGAGGAATCGTAA
- a CDS encoding CoA-binding protein, producing the protein MENPSRKVIKDVLEKAKVIAIVGLSDKPHRTSYQIAEALLDSGYDVIPVNPEIEEVFGIKALDAISELPDNVDIINVFRRSEYLPDLAKAAVETNVPVFWAQLGVSHEGAYDTLTKADKTVIMDRCIKVEHAILIGK; encoded by the coding sequence ATGGAAAATCCGTCTCGTAAAGTAATTAAAGATGTGCTAGAAAAAGCCAAGGTGATTGCAATCGTTGGTCTCTCTGATAAGCCTCACCGAACGTCTTACCAGATTGCTGAAGCATTACTCGATTCTGGTTATGATGTCATACCTGTAAACCCAGAGATTGAAGAGGTGTTTGGGATTAAAGCGCTAGATGCGATTTCAGAGCTACCTGACAACGTCGATATCATTAACGTATTTAGACGATCCGAGTACTTACCTGATCTCGCAAAAGCGGCTGTCGAAACAAACGTTCCTGTCTTTTGGGCACAGCTTGGCGTGTCGCACGAAGGTGCATATGACACGCTTACAAAAGCCGATAAAACCGTTATTATGGATCGATGCATCAAAGTAGAGCATGCCATTCTTATTGGCAAATAG